A DNA window from Micromonospora inyonensis contains the following coding sequences:
- a CDS encoding C39 family peptidase: MEESVKYPVPRPFTLFRTRRSYQVTASAAVLVVASTAGVLLVDTDTPVRRDDTVATAAEPDRSTAASRHRDRASASPANPSAVATTPPAAAATPATRSASPAATRSPDPDLTTSPTPPKPPASKVLDIQYQEQTTFYYCGPAATRIALTARDVVRSQDDLARRLHTTEAGTNSAEDTTRVLNDLVGRDVYRTRTIPGGAATPAQMDRLQADVVRAVGSGYAVVVNIAGSATDVAGGWHSYPGGHYLTVVGYRDNGRTVKIADPANAAAGSYWMTSISLAHWAATRGYSA; this comes from the coding sequence GTGGAGGAATCCGTGAAGTACCCGGTCCCGCGACCGTTCACCCTGTTCCGAACCCGCCGGTCCTACCAGGTGACCGCCTCGGCGGCGGTGCTGGTGGTGGCGTCCACCGCCGGCGTCCTGCTCGTCGACACCGACACACCGGTACGCCGGGACGACACCGTGGCCACGGCGGCCGAGCCGGACCGGTCGACCGCCGCCTCCCGGCACCGCGACCGCGCCAGTGCGTCCCCGGCCAACCCGTCCGCCGTCGCCACCACCCCACCGGCCGCCGCGGCGACTCCGGCCACCCGCTCCGCCTCGCCCGCCGCCACCCGCTCGCCGGACCCGGACCTGACGACCAGCCCCACCCCGCCGAAGCCGCCCGCGTCGAAGGTGCTCGACATCCAGTACCAGGAGCAGACCACCTTCTACTACTGCGGTCCGGCCGCCACCCGGATCGCGCTCACCGCCCGGGACGTCGTTCGCAGCCAGGACGACCTCGCCCGGCGGCTGCACACCACCGAGGCCGGCACCAACTCCGCCGAGGACACCACCCGGGTCCTCAACGACCTCGTCGGCCGGGACGTCTACCGGACCCGGACGATCCCTGGTGGCGCGGCCACCCCGGCCCAGATGGACCGGCTCCAGGCCGACGTGGTGCGGGCCGTCGGCAGCGGGTACGCCGTCGTGGTGAACATCGCCGGTTCCGCCACCGACGTGGCGGGGGGATGGCATTCCTACCCCGGCGGGCACTACCTGACGGTGGTCGGTTACCGGGACAACGGTCGTACTGTCAAGATCGCGGACCCGGCGAACGCCGCCGCCGGCTCGTACTGGATGACCAGCATCAGCCTGGCGCACTGGGCCGCCACCCGCGGCTACTCCGCCTGA
- a CDS encoding acyltransferase family protein has product MTSLTPTAGADRSLSRLPSLTGLRWIAAMLVFGFHVGTMRIIVEPEFKVVVDQLFTLGLSGVQFFFVLSGFVLVWSARPQDTKWAFWRRRVAKIYPNHVLMWAVALLVGLWFADPVNPSAAVQNLLLVQAWNPTPGYFYSVNTVSWSLSCELFFYFCLPFVLPALRRASSWMLWTVVVAVPLVILALWPGQLLVPEESRWWFTQIFPLVRSTEFWMGVAAAELMRRGHWRGPALPLASLVFVVTWAVAGEWIRAELWAALLSAAYILVITAAARADVRGLPSPWRSRPLVWLGEVSFAFYLVHVFVMVTILRLTGDYGVGFTGWTGPLVAVGFLLLNLLLAWLLYRWVETPMMRLLAPSRKRPAPAGDPSATGDRAAVTPRQRAADGVDRCGHAVAPAGDQAADSGTAGIDAGTRRSG; this is encoded by the coding sequence ATGACCAGCCTCACCCCGACGGCGGGGGCCGACCGGTCCCTGTCCCGCCTGCCCTCCCTGACCGGACTGCGGTGGATCGCGGCGATGCTGGTCTTCGGCTTCCACGTCGGGACGATGCGGATCATCGTCGAGCCGGAGTTCAAGGTCGTGGTGGACCAACTGTTCACCCTGGGCCTGTCCGGGGTGCAGTTCTTCTTCGTCCTCAGCGGGTTCGTGCTGGTCTGGTCCGCCCGTCCGCAGGACACGAAGTGGGCGTTCTGGCGGCGCCGGGTGGCCAAGATCTACCCGAACCACGTGCTGATGTGGGCGGTGGCGCTGCTGGTCGGGCTCTGGTTCGCCGACCCGGTCAACCCCTCGGCGGCGGTGCAGAACCTGCTGCTCGTGCAGGCCTGGAACCCCACCCCGGGCTACTTCTACAGCGTCAACACGGTGAGCTGGTCGCTCTCCTGCGAGCTGTTCTTCTACTTCTGCCTGCCCTTCGTCCTGCCGGCGCTGCGCCGGGCGTCGTCGTGGATGCTCTGGACCGTCGTGGTCGCGGTACCGCTGGTGATCCTCGCTCTCTGGCCGGGCCAGCTCCTGGTGCCCGAGGAGAGCCGCTGGTGGTTCACCCAGATCTTCCCGCTGGTGCGGTCCACCGAGTTCTGGATGGGCGTCGCCGCGGCCGAGCTGATGCGGCGCGGCCACTGGCGCGGTCCCGCCCTGCCGCTGGCCAGCCTGGTCTTCGTGGTCACCTGGGCGGTGGCCGGTGAGTGGATCCGCGCGGAACTCTGGGCGGCGCTGCTGTCGGCCGCGTACATCCTGGTGATCACCGCGGCGGCCCGGGCCGACGTGCGGGGCCTGCCCTCGCCGTGGCGATCCCGGCCGCTGGTCTGGCTCGGCGAGGTGTCCTTCGCCTTCTACCTGGTGCACGTCTTCGTGATGGTCACCATCCTCCGGCTCACCGGTGACTACGGCGTGGGCTTCACCGGCTGGACGGGGCCGCTGGTGGCGGTCGGCTTCCTGCTGCTGAACCTGCTGCTGGCCTGGCTGCTCTACCGGTGGGTGGAGACCCCGATGATGCGCCTGCTCGCTCCCAGCCGGAAGCGTCCCGCCCCGGCCGGGGATCCGTCCGCGACCGGGGACCGGGCGGCCGTGACGCCCCGGCAGCGGGCCGCCGACGGCGTCGACCGGTGCGGACACGCCGTGGCCCCGGCCGGTGACCAGGCCGCGGATTCCGGCACGGCTGGCATCGATGCGGGTACCCGACGTTCGGGGTAA
- a CDS encoding alpha-ketoglutarate-dependent dioxygenase AlkB, whose amino-acid sequence MLDLTDQGPALEPLVGRVRRHELGRGAWVDHLPGWVCGSDPVLATLLREVPWRAERRRMYDNEVDVPRLLCWYAAGRPLPHPALTAARAALNRHYAAELGEEFVTAGMCLYRSGRDSVAWHGDTIGRGAHADTMVAIVSFGTPRPLLLRPRGGGTGPRFPLGHGDLVVMGGSCQRTWEHAVPKTSRAVGPRVSVQFRPAGVA is encoded by the coding sequence ATGCTGGACCTCACCGACCAGGGCCCCGCCCTGGAACCGCTGGTCGGGCGGGTACGCCGGCACGAGCTGGGCCGGGGTGCCTGGGTCGACCACCTCCCCGGCTGGGTATGCGGCTCCGATCCGGTCCTCGCCACGCTGCTGCGGGAGGTGCCCTGGCGGGCCGAGCGCCGCCGGATGTACGACAACGAGGTCGACGTGCCCCGCCTCCTCTGCTGGTACGCCGCCGGCCGCCCGCTCCCCCACCCCGCGCTGACCGCGGCCCGCGCCGCCCTCAACCGGCACTACGCCGCCGAACTGGGCGAGGAGTTCGTCACCGCGGGCATGTGCCTCTACCGGTCCGGCCGGGACAGCGTCGCCTGGCACGGCGACACCATCGGCCGGGGCGCGCACGCCGACACCATGGTCGCGATCGTCTCGTTCGGCACCCCCCGACCGCTGCTGCTGCGCCCGCGCGGCGGCGGGACCGGCCCGCGCTTCCCGCTCGGCCACGGCGACCTGGTCGTCATGGGCGGCTCCTGCCAGCGCACCTGGGAACACGCCGTCCCGAAGACCAGTCGTGCGGTCGGGCCCCGGGTCAGCGTGCAGTTCCGCCCCGCCGGCGTCGCCTGA
- a CDS encoding uracil-xanthine permease family protein: MTPPQTGTPTTPPRRTPWRLHGDGRAGRPGDVVAPDERLSWPRTVGVGVQHVVAMFGATFTVPLITGFPPATTLLFSGLGTLLFLLVTGNRLPSYLGSSFAFIAPVMAAKAGGDIGPALGGIVVAGAALALVGVVVQVAGTRWIDALMPPAVTGAIVALIGLNLAPVAWDGNGSGTGVKAQPLVAVVTLAAILLTTVAFRGFPGRLSILVGVVVGWLFAAATGGLDTATLTRLREAAWVGLPEFHAPSFSVRAAVLVIPVVLVLIAENAGHVKAVAAMTGRNLDRDMGRAFLGDGIATVLAGSAGGSGTTTYAENIGVMAATRVYSTAAYWVAGAAAVLLGLSPKFGALILTVPAGVLGGATTVLYGLIAVLGARIWIENRVDFHDPVNLFTAAVALIVGAADYTLTAGDLAFNGIALGTTAALVTYHCMRVVARLRSPRVPT, translated from the coding sequence ATGACCCCACCCCAGACCGGGACGCCCACCACGCCACCACGCCGGACCCCCTGGCGCCTGCACGGCGACGGCCGGGCGGGACGCCCCGGCGACGTGGTCGCCCCGGACGAACGCCTCTCCTGGCCACGAACCGTCGGCGTCGGCGTGCAGCACGTGGTGGCGATGTTCGGAGCCACCTTCACGGTGCCGCTGATCACCGGTTTCCCGCCGGCCACCACGCTGCTCTTCTCCGGGCTCGGCACCCTGCTGTTCCTGCTGGTCACCGGCAACCGGCTGCCGTCGTACCTCGGCTCGTCGTTCGCCTTCATCGCCCCGGTCATGGCGGCGAAGGCCGGCGGTGACATCGGCCCGGCGCTCGGCGGCATCGTGGTCGCGGGCGCGGCGCTGGCCCTGGTCGGCGTGGTCGTCCAGGTGGCCGGCACCCGGTGGATCGACGCGCTGATGCCCCCGGCGGTGACCGGCGCGATCGTCGCGCTGATCGGACTCAACCTCGCCCCGGTCGCCTGGGACGGCAACGGCAGCGGCACCGGCGTCAAGGCGCAGCCGCTGGTCGCGGTGGTCACCCTCGCCGCGATCCTGCTCACCACGGTGGCCTTCCGGGGCTTCCCGGGCCGGCTGTCCATCCTGGTCGGCGTGGTGGTCGGCTGGCTGTTCGCCGCCGCGACGGGCGGGCTCGACACGGCCACGTTGACCCGGCTGCGCGAGGCCGCCTGGGTGGGGCTGCCCGAGTTCCACGCGCCCAGCTTCAGCGTCCGCGCGGCGGTACTGGTGATCCCGGTGGTCCTGGTGCTGATCGCCGAGAACGCCGGCCACGTGAAGGCGGTCGCCGCGATGACCGGCCGCAACCTGGACCGGGACATGGGTCGGGCGTTCCTCGGCGACGGGATCGCCACCGTGCTCGCCGGTTCGGCCGGCGGCTCCGGAACCACCACGTACGCGGAGAACATCGGCGTGATGGCGGCGACCCGGGTCTACTCCACCGCCGCGTACTGGGTCGCCGGGGCGGCGGCGGTGCTGCTCGGGCTCAGCCCGAAGTTCGGCGCGTTGATCCTGACCGTGCCGGCGGGGGTGCTCGGCGGCGCGACCACCGTCCTGTACGGGCTGATCGCCGTCCTCGGCGCGCGGATCTGGATCGAGAACCGGGTCGACTTCCACGACCCGGTGAACCTGTTCACCGCCGCGGTCGCCCTGATCGTCGGAGCCGCCGACTACACCCTCACCGCCGGCGACCTCGCCTTCAACGGCATCGCCCTGGGCACCACCGCCGCCCTGGTCACGTACCACTGCATGCGCGTCGTCGCCCGCCTGCGGTCCCCCCGGGTCCCGACCTGA
- a CDS encoding DNA gyrase/topoisomerase IV subunit A, which translates to MARRKETRDKVDLSAFDRAGARVFDNPLVTEVSDSYLEYAFSVIHSRALPDARDGLKPVHRRILYSMHESGFRPDRAHVKSARVVGDVMGRYHPHGDTAIYDAMVRLAQDFSLNVPLIDGHGNFGSPDDGPAAARYTEARMSREAMLLVGELGEETVDVEPNYDGSLTQPTVLPAAFPNLLVNGASGIAVGMATNMIPHNLGEVVAAARWLIRHPDATLDKLMEFVPGPDLPTGGLLLGLDEVRRAYETGRGVVRMRGKVEIGPVEGSRGRQAITVVELPYGVGAEKVIAAITNEVTKTKRLTGIADVKDLTDRESGTRLVVECKVGVNPQALLADLYRLTPLEQSFGVNNLVLVDGQPRTLGLKALLEVFLAHRYEVVTRRTTYRRRKREERLHLVDGLLVALLDIDRVVRLIRESEDAQAAKDGLMSRFGLSEIQATYILDTPLRRLTKYDRLELEAEQEKLRGEIAELSRILDDEKVLQKLVSDELGAVVKQFGTPRRTTLVDGDLKEVLAASVPAGPLEVADDPCQVILSATGLIARTAAESEEAAEGRGRRGRVKHDAVRALVHSTARGRVLVVTSAGRAFKVDVLPLPVLPQQSGTVSLSGGMSVAELVPLAAGESVVALAPLGPTAEGSPGLALGTRQGVAKVCAPEWPVRSDEFEVISLREGDEVVGATWLTDGAETLAFVTSEASLLRFPAGLVRPQGIRGGGMAGINLPAGARVVFFGAVRTDDPVHGEPMVVTSTGATVKVTPFAAYPTKGRATAGVRAQRFLKGETDLVVAWVGPRPVGSTATGEPVELPAEDPRRDGSGFAVMLGPTLLGHHQTRE; encoded by the coding sequence ATGGCACGCCGTAAGGAAACCCGCGACAAGGTCGACCTGTCCGCCTTCGACCGGGCCGGTGCGCGGGTCTTCGACAACCCGCTGGTCACCGAGGTCTCCGACTCCTACCTGGAGTACGCGTTCTCGGTCATCCACTCCCGGGCCCTGCCCGACGCGCGGGACGGCCTGAAGCCGGTGCACCGCCGGATCCTCTACTCCATGCACGAGTCCGGGTTCCGCCCGGACCGGGCGCACGTCAAGTCCGCCCGGGTGGTCGGCGACGTGATGGGGCGTTACCACCCGCACGGCGACACCGCCATCTACGACGCGATGGTCCGGCTCGCCCAGGACTTCTCGCTCAACGTGCCGCTCATCGACGGACATGGAAATTTTGGTAGCCCGGACGACGGCCCGGCCGCCGCGCGCTACACCGAGGCCCGGATGTCCCGCGAGGCGATGCTGCTCGTCGGCGAGCTGGGCGAGGAGACCGTCGACGTCGAGCCGAACTACGACGGCTCGCTGACCCAGCCCACCGTGCTGCCGGCAGCCTTCCCGAACCTGCTGGTCAACGGCGCGTCCGGGATCGCGGTCGGGATGGCCACCAACATGATCCCGCACAACCTCGGCGAGGTGGTGGCGGCCGCCCGTTGGCTGATCCGGCACCCGGACGCCACCCTCGACAAGCTGATGGAGTTCGTCCCCGGCCCGGACCTGCCCACCGGTGGTCTGCTGCTCGGCCTGGACGAGGTCCGCCGCGCGTACGAGACCGGGCGGGGCGTGGTGCGGATGCGCGGCAAGGTGGAGATCGGTCCGGTGGAGGGCAGCCGGGGCCGGCAGGCGATCACCGTGGTCGAGCTGCCGTACGGCGTCGGCGCGGAGAAGGTGATCGCGGCGATCACCAACGAGGTGACGAAGACCAAGCGGCTGACCGGTATCGCCGACGTCAAGGACCTCACCGACCGGGAGAGCGGCACCCGGCTGGTCGTCGAGTGCAAGGTCGGGGTCAACCCGCAGGCGCTCCTGGCCGACCTCTACCGGCTCACCCCGCTGGAGCAGTCCTTCGGCGTGAACAACCTCGTCCTGGTCGACGGGCAGCCCCGGACCCTGGGGCTCAAGGCCCTGCTGGAGGTCTTCCTCGCCCACCGGTACGAGGTGGTGACCCGGCGCACCACGTACCGGCGGCGTAAGCGGGAGGAGCGGCTGCACCTGGTCGACGGCCTGCTGGTCGCCCTGCTCGACATCGACCGGGTGGTCCGGCTGATCCGGGAGAGCGAGGACGCCCAGGCCGCCAAGGACGGCCTGATGAGCCGGTTCGGTCTCTCGGAGATCCAGGCCACCTACATCCTGGACACCCCGCTGCGCCGGTTGACGAAGTACGACCGGCTGGAGCTGGAGGCCGAGCAGGAGAAGCTGCGCGGCGAGATCGCCGAGCTGTCCCGGATCCTCGACGACGAGAAGGTGCTCCAGAAGCTGGTCTCCGACGAGTTGGGCGCGGTGGTGAAGCAGTTCGGGACCCCGCGCCGGACCACCCTGGTCGACGGCGACCTGAAGGAGGTCCTGGCGGCGTCCGTGCCGGCCGGGCCGCTGGAGGTCGCCGACGACCCGTGCCAGGTGATCCTCTCCGCCACCGGGTTGATCGCCCGGACCGCGGCCGAGTCGGAGGAGGCTGCCGAGGGGCGCGGGCGCCGCGGTCGGGTCAAGCACGACGCGGTACGCGCGCTGGTGCACTCCACCGCCCGGGGCCGGGTGCTCGTGGTGACCAGCGCCGGGCGGGCGTTCAAGGTCGACGTGCTGCCGCTGCCCGTCCTGCCGCAGCAGTCCGGCACGGTGTCGCTCAGCGGCGGGATGTCCGTCGCCGAGCTGGTGCCGCTTGCGGCGGGGGAGTCCGTGGTCGCCCTGGCCCCGCTCGGCCCGACCGCCGAGGGCTCACCCGGTCTGGCCCTGGGCACCCGGCAGGGGGTGGCCAAGGTGTGCGCGCCGGAGTGGCCGGTGCGCTCGGACGAGTTCGAGGTGATCTCCCTGCGCGAGGGGGACGAGGTGGTCGGGGCGACCTGGCTGACCGACGGGGCGGAGACGCTGGCCTTCGTCACCTCCGAGGCGTCGCTGCTGCGCTTCCCGGCCGGGCTGGTCCGGCCGCAGGGCATCCGGGGCGGCGGGATGGCCGGGATCAACCTGCCGGCCGGGGCGCGGGTGGTCTTCTTCGGGGCGGTGCGCACCGACGACCCGGTGCACGGGGAGCCGATGGTGGTCACCTCGACCGGGGCCACGGTCAAGGTGACGCCGTTCGCGGCGTACCCGACCAAGGGGCGGGCGACCGCCGGGGTGCGTGCCCAGCGCTTTCTCAAGGGCGAGACGGACCTGGTCGTGGCGTGGGTCGGCCCCCGGCCGGTGGGTTCCACCGCCACCGGTGAACCGGTCGAGCTGCCGGCGGAGGACCCGCGGCGGGACGGGTCCGGCTTCGCGGTCATGCTCGGCCCCACCCTCCTGGGCCACCACCAGACGCGCGAGTGA